In the genome of Actinomadura graeca, one region contains:
- a CDS encoding ArnT family glycosyltransferase, with protein MRAGGAAARLWRGRADDPSWARPALLALLAAAGVLYTWGLGASGWANAFYSAAAQAGAVSWKAFFFGASDAAGAITVDKAPGALWPMALSARIFGVNPWSVLVPQALMGVATVGVLHAAVRRRSPAWAALLAGAVLALTPVAALMFRFNNPDALLVLLLTLGAYGMVRAQEGAGAGWLVFAGACVGAGFLAKMLQAFLVVPVFALVYLVAAPGTVGRRLWRLLAAGAALVAAAGWWVAAVALVPASSRPYIGGSQHDSVLELALGYNGLGRLSGEETGGLGNLDGDAGWARMFGPVIGGQVSWLLPAALVLLVAGLWATRRAPRTDPARAAFALWGGWLLVTAAVFSFMRGIFHEYYTVALAPAVAALAGMGAAVLWERRRTAAAAVVLAAVVAVTSVWAFVLLGRAPGWHPWLGPVVLVCGLAGAAGLAAARLLGARVLAGVVVVALAACLAGPAAYAADTARTPHSGAIVTAGPRTAGGSGPGRGVRGGPGPWGPAAGRAGGARPGVMPGSPSGGPPGGLPGGVPGSAAGLPGGGPRGGGPGGGGPGGLLDAGRPGAEVTAVLKAGAASSTWAAAAVGSNAAAGYQLATGRPVMAVGGFNGTDPAPTLAEFQRLVRGGRIGYFIAGGGGTGMRAASGSDAARRITAWVQASFTATAVGGTTLYDLTPGAG; from the coding sequence GTGAGGGCCGGGGGCGCGGCGGCGCGGCTGTGGCGCGGCCGGGCGGACGACCCGTCCTGGGCCCGGCCGGCGCTGCTGGCGCTGCTGGCGGCGGCGGGCGTGCTGTACACGTGGGGGCTGGGCGCGTCGGGGTGGGCGAACGCGTTCTACTCGGCGGCGGCCCAGGCGGGGGCGGTGAGCTGGAAGGCGTTCTTCTTCGGCGCGTCCGACGCCGCCGGGGCGATCACCGTCGACAAGGCGCCCGGCGCGCTGTGGCCGATGGCGCTGTCGGCGCGGATCTTCGGGGTGAACCCCTGGAGCGTCCTGGTCCCGCAGGCGCTGATGGGCGTGGCCACGGTCGGTGTGCTGCACGCGGCGGTGCGGCGCCGGTCCCCGGCGTGGGCGGCGCTGCTGGCCGGGGCGGTGCTGGCGCTCACGCCGGTGGCCGCGCTGATGTTCCGCTTCAACAATCCCGACGCGCTGCTGGTGCTGCTGCTGACGCTGGGCGCCTACGGGATGGTCCGCGCCCAGGAGGGGGCGGGCGCCGGGTGGCTGGTGTTCGCCGGGGCGTGCGTGGGGGCGGGGTTCCTGGCCAAGATGCTCCAGGCGTTCCTGGTGGTGCCGGTGTTCGCGCTGGTCTACCTGGTCGCGGCGCCGGGGACGGTCGGGCGCAGGCTGTGGCGGTTGCTGGCGGCCGGTGCGGCGCTGGTGGCCGCCGCGGGGTGGTGGGTGGCGGCGGTGGCGCTGGTGCCGGCGTCGTCGCGGCCCTACATCGGCGGCTCGCAGCACGACTCGGTCCTGGAGCTGGCGCTGGGCTACAACGGGCTGGGGCGGCTCAGCGGGGAGGAGACGGGCGGGCTGGGCAACCTCGACGGGGACGCGGGGTGGGCGCGGATGTTCGGCCCGGTGATCGGCGGTCAGGTGTCGTGGCTGCTGCCCGCCGCGCTGGTGCTGCTGGTGGCGGGGCTGTGGGCGACGCGGCGGGCGCCGCGCACCGATCCGGCGCGGGCGGCGTTCGCGCTGTGGGGCGGGTGGCTGCTGGTCACCGCGGCGGTGTTCAGCTTCATGCGGGGGATCTTCCACGAGTACTACACGGTGGCGCTGGCCCCGGCGGTCGCGGCGCTGGCGGGCATGGGCGCGGCGGTGCTGTGGGAGCGGCGGCGGACGGCGGCGGCGGCCGTGGTGCTGGCGGCGGTGGTGGCGGTGACGTCGGTGTGGGCGTTCGTGCTGCTGGGGCGGGCGCCGGGCTGGCATCCGTGGCTGGGCCCGGTGGTGCTGGTGTGCGGGCTGGCCGGGGCGGCGGGGCTGGCGGCGGCGCGGCTGCTGGGGGCGCGGGTCCTGGCGGGTGTGGTCGTGGTGGCGCTGGCGGCGTGCCTGGCGGGTCCGGCCGCGTACGCGGCGGACACCGCGCGGACCCCGCATTCGGGGGCGATCGTGACGGCGGGGCCGAGGACGGCGGGCGGGTCCGGGCCGGGGCGCGGCGTCCGCGGTGGGCCGGGTCCGTGGGGTCCGGCGGCGGGACGGGCGGGGGGTGCCCGTCCCGGCGTGATGCCCGGTAGCCCGTCCGGCGGCCCGCCTGGTGGCCTGCCCGGTGGCGTGCCGGGGAGCGCGGCCGGTCTGCCGGGTGGCGGGCCGCGCGGCGGGGGGCCGGGTGGCGGCGGTCCGGGTGGGCTGCTCGACGCGGGGAGGCCCGGTGCCGAGGTGACCGCCGTGCTGAAGGCGGGCGCCGCGTCGTCCACGTGGGCCGCGGCGGCGGTGGGGTCCAACGCCGCCGCCGGGTACCAGCTGGCCACCGGCCGGCCGGTGATGGCGGTGGGCGGGTTCAACGGCACCGACCCGGCGCCGACACTCGCGGAGTTCCAGCGGCTCGTCCGCGGGGGGCGGATCGGGTACTTCATCGCCGGGGGCGGCGGGACGGGCATGCGCGCCGCGAGCGGCAGCGACGCCGCGCGGCGGATCACCGCGTGGGTGCAGGCGTCGTTCACCGCGACGGCGGTCGGCGGCACGACCCTGTACGACCTGACGCCGGGGGCGGGGTGA
- a CDS encoding 4a-hydroxytetrahydrobiopterin dehydratase: protein MYSEGSGHHADDTGVSQMADTLDDTAVAERLRALPGWAREGGEIRRQVTAPSFLAGIDLVAAVARAAEDADHHPDIDIRWRTVRFALTTHSAGGLTGRDFDLAGRIDELAGEHGAE from the coding sequence ATGTACTCGGAGGGCAGTGGTCATCACGCCGACGACACGGGAGTGAGCCAGATGGCCGACACGCTCGACGACACCGCGGTGGCCGAGCGCCTGCGCGCGCTGCCCGGCTGGGCGCGTGAGGGCGGGGAGATCCGCAGGCAGGTGACGGCGCCTTCGTTCCTGGCGGGGATCGACCTGGTCGCGGCGGTGGCCCGGGCCGCCGAGGACGCCGATCACCATCCCGACATCGACATCCGGTGGCGGACGGTGCGGTTCGCGCTCACCACCCACAGCGCGGGCGGGCTGACGGGCCGGGACTTCGATCTGGCGGGCAGGATCGACGAGCTCGCCGGCGAGCACGGCGCGGAGTAG
- a CDS encoding TIGR00725 family protein: MAVQVAVCGPGRCSAAEWRRAQETGRLLALRSAVVLCGGYGGVMAAVAAGARSAGGVVVGVLSAADRSGAGPDLTVALPTGLGQARNHVIVNAADAVIVVGGSWGTLSELALAMRRGRVPVVQLGGWTVRDEQGRPPGGVLHARDPREAVAMTGLWP; this comes from the coding sequence GTGGCCGTCCAGGTGGCGGTGTGCGGGCCGGGCCGGTGCTCGGCGGCGGAGTGGCGGCGGGCGCAGGAGACCGGCCGGCTGCTGGCGCTGCGCTCGGCGGTGGTGCTGTGCGGCGGGTACGGCGGGGTGATGGCGGCGGTGGCGGCCGGGGCGCGTTCGGCGGGCGGGGTCGTGGTGGGGGTGCTGTCGGCGGCCGACCGGTCGGGGGCGGGCCCGGATCTGACGGTCGCGCTGCCAACGGGCCTGGGGCAGGCCCGCAACCATGTGATCGTGAACGCCGCCGACGCGGTGATCGTGGTGGGCGGGTCGTGGGGGACGCTGTCGGAGCTGGCGCTGGCCATGCGGCGGGGCCGGGTGCCGGTGGTGCAGCTGGGCGGCTGGACGGTCCGCGACGAGCAGGGGCGCCCGCCCGGCGGTGTCCTGCACGCGCGCGACCCGCGGGAGGCGGTCGCGATGACGGGCCTGTGGCCGTGA
- a CDS encoding SDR family NAD(P)-dependent oxidoreductase — MDDATRAGGGEDGGGPPPAGPAAYLSELFSLEGRVAVVTGGSSGIGRAIAAALARSGASVVIVARREAALAATAARLRELGRRAAWVSADLATRDGVRAAAEDAAAAFGEPDILVNAAGINLRPPMDDLGEDVWDATMAVNLDAPFLLGQRFAPGMAARGHGRLIHIASQQAFRAFVTSGAYGVSKAGLVALARSQAEAWSGRGVTANTLVPGVVLTPLNARISADPARADALAARTMTGRNGLAEDFAGAAVFLAGPSSAYVTGQAIFVDGGFSVH, encoded by the coding sequence ATGGACGACGCGACCCGCGCGGGCGGCGGCGAGGACGGCGGGGGGCCGCCCCCCGCCGGCCCCGCCGCCTACCTGTCCGAGCTGTTCTCGCTGGAAGGCCGGGTCGCCGTGGTGACCGGCGGCAGCTCCGGCATCGGCCGCGCCATCGCCGCCGCACTGGCCCGGTCCGGCGCGTCCGTCGTGATCGTCGCGCGCCGCGAAGCCGCGCTCGCCGCCACCGCCGCGCGGCTGCGCGAGCTCGGCCGCCGCGCCGCCTGGGTCAGCGCCGACCTCGCCACCCGCGACGGTGTCCGCGCCGCCGCCGAGGACGCCGCCGCGGCGTTCGGGGAACCCGACATCCTCGTCAACGCCGCCGGGATCAACCTGCGGCCCCCGATGGACGACCTCGGCGAGGACGTCTGGGACGCGACCATGGCCGTCAACCTCGACGCGCCGTTCCTGCTCGGCCAGCGGTTCGCCCCCGGCATGGCCGCGCGCGGCCACGGGCGGCTCATCCACATCGCCTCCCAGCAGGCGTTCCGCGCGTTCGTCACCAGCGGCGCCTACGGGGTCTCCAAGGCCGGGCTGGTCGCGCTCGCCCGCTCCCAGGCCGAGGCGTGGTCGGGCCGCGGCGTCACCGCCAACACCCTCGTGCCCGGCGTCGTGCTCACCCCGCTCAACGCCCGGATCTCCGCCGACCCCGCCCGCGCGGACGCGCTCGCCGCGCGCACCATGACCGGACGCAACGGCCTGGCCGAGGACTTCGCCGGCGCCGCGGTGTTCCTGGCGGGCCCCTCCTCCGCCTACGTCACCGGCCAGGCGATCTTCGTGGACGGCGGCTTCTCCGTGCACTGA
- a CDS encoding ATP-binding cassette domain-containing protein: protein MSTRDTDAGSIVVTGARENNLKDVSLRIPKERLVVFTGVSGSGKSSMVFGTVAVESQRQLNETFTWHVRDRLPKHERPDADAIDHLAPAVVVDQRPLGGNARSTVGTITDIYSIMRVLFSRHGTPSAGEAGAYSFNDPQGMCPRCDGLGRVVRLDLGKFFDTGKSLNEGAVNFPPFGVGTFAWQLYAESGLFDPDKPLREFTGREWDTLLHGKGFRVPRRNRTGSMGHNAYEGLVERFDRLYIRRGPGALTGRTGEAARAVVSEQTCPECGGARLNRAALASRIGGRGIAELARMEVPDLLAALGEITDPVAAAVAAAAVTRLRRLDDIGLGHLSLDRETRTLSGGEAQRLKVVRHLGSSLTGLTYIFDEPSAGLHPRDVDRLNRLLLRLRDKGNTVLVVEHDPGVIGVADHVIDMGPGAGARGGRVVYTGTVDGLRAADTPTGRCLRRATPLKGAVRRPGGWMGVTGARTHNLKDVTVRLPTGVLTAVTGVAGSGKSTLVMDEFAARHPGAVVAAQTGIAATRRSTPLTFIGAMDPVRRLFAGACGADPGLFSHNSTGACPGCGGNGVIVTDLAFMDPVTTTCERCRGRRYRPEALAHTLRGATIADVLEMTAEQALAFFTGGGAERAIAARIRALSDVGLHYLTLGRALTGLSGGERQRIKLAGELHRTGAVYILDEPTTGLHMADVAGLLALLDRLVDAGNTVIVIEHDLEVVKHADWVVDLGPGGGRHGGEVVFTGTPAALLDHPTSLTAGSLRADLGH, encoded by the coding sequence ATGAGCACACGCGACACCGACGCCGGCAGCATCGTCGTCACCGGGGCCAGGGAGAACAACCTCAAGGACGTCTCCCTGCGCATCCCCAAGGAGCGGCTCGTCGTGTTCACCGGGGTCTCGGGCTCGGGCAAGTCCTCGATGGTGTTCGGCACCGTCGCCGTGGAATCCCAGCGGCAGCTCAACGAGACCTTCACCTGGCACGTCCGCGACCGGCTGCCCAAGCACGAGCGCCCCGACGCCGACGCCATCGACCACCTCGCCCCCGCCGTCGTCGTCGACCAGAGGCCCCTCGGCGGCAACGCCCGCTCGACCGTCGGCACCATCACCGACATCTACTCGATCATGCGGGTGCTGTTCTCCCGCCACGGGACGCCCAGCGCCGGGGAGGCCGGCGCCTACTCCTTCAACGACCCCCAGGGCATGTGCCCCCGATGCGACGGCCTCGGCCGCGTCGTCCGGCTCGACCTCGGCAAGTTCTTCGACACCGGCAAGTCCCTCAACGAGGGCGCGGTGAACTTCCCGCCGTTCGGCGTCGGGACGTTCGCGTGGCAGCTGTACGCCGAGTCCGGGCTGTTCGACCCCGACAAGCCGCTGCGCGAGTTCACCGGCCGGGAATGGGACACGCTGCTGCACGGCAAGGGGTTCCGCGTCCCCCGCCGCAACCGCACCGGGTCGATGGGCCACAACGCCTACGAGGGCCTCGTCGAGCGGTTCGACCGCCTCTACATCAGACGCGGCCCCGGCGCCCTGACGGGCCGCACCGGGGAGGCGGCCCGCGCCGTCGTCAGCGAGCAGACCTGCCCCGAATGCGGCGGCGCCCGCCTCAACCGCGCGGCGCTCGCGTCCAGGATCGGCGGCCGCGGCATCGCCGAGCTGGCCCGCATGGAGGTCCCCGACCTGCTCGCGGCGCTCGGCGAGATCACCGACCCCGTCGCCGCCGCGGTCGCCGCCGCGGCGGTGACACGCCTGCGGCGCCTGGACGACATCGGCCTCGGCCACCTCAGCCTGGACCGCGAGACCCGCACCCTGTCGGGCGGCGAGGCGCAGCGGCTCAAGGTCGTCCGGCACCTGGGCTCCAGCCTCACCGGCCTGACCTACATCTTCGACGAGCCCAGCGCCGGGCTGCACCCCCGCGACGTGGACCGCCTCAACCGCCTGCTGCTCCGGCTGCGCGACAAGGGCAACACCGTCCTGGTCGTCGAGCACGACCCCGGCGTCATCGGCGTCGCCGACCACGTCATCGACATGGGCCCCGGCGCCGGCGCCCGCGGCGGCCGGGTCGTCTACACCGGCACCGTCGACGGGCTGCGCGCCGCCGACACCCCCACCGGACGCTGCCTGCGCCGCGCCACCCCACTCAAGGGCGCCGTCCGGCGGCCCGGCGGCTGGATGGGCGTGACCGGCGCCCGCACCCACAACCTCAAGGACGTCACCGTCCGGCTGCCCACCGGCGTGCTCACCGCCGTCACCGGCGTCGCCGGATCCGGCAAGAGCACCCTGGTCATGGACGAGTTCGCCGCCCGGCACCCCGGCGCCGTCGTCGCCGCCCAGACCGGCATCGCCGCCACCCGCCGCTCCACCCCCCTCACCTTCATCGGCGCCATGGACCCTGTCCGCCGCCTGTTCGCCGGCGCCTGCGGCGCGGACCCCGGCCTGTTCAGCCACAACTCCACCGGCGCCTGCCCCGGCTGCGGCGGCAACGGCGTCATCGTCACCGACCTGGCGTTCATGGACCCCGTCACCACCACCTGCGAGCGGTGCCGCGGCCGCCGCTACCGCCCCGAGGCCCTCGCGCACACCCTGCGCGGCGCCACGATCGCCGACGTCCTGGAGATGACCGCCGAGCAGGCCCTGGCCTTCTTCACCGGCGGCGGCGCCGAACGGGCCATCGCCGCCCGCATACGCGCCCTCAGCGACGTCGGCCTGCATTACCTCACCCTCGGACGCGCCCTCACCGGCCTGTCCGGCGGCGAACGCCAGCGCATCAAGCTCGCCGGGGAACTGCACCGCACCGGCGCCGTCTACATCCTGGACGAGCCCACCACCGGCCTGCACATGGCCGACGTCGCCGGCCTGCTCGCCCTGCTGGACCGGCTCGTGGACGCCGGGAACACCGTCATCGTCATCGAACACGACCTGGAGGTGGTCAAGCACGCCGACTGGGTCGTCGACCTCGGCCCCGGCGGCGGCCGCCACGGCGGCGAGGTCGTCTTCACCGGCACCCCCGCCGCGCTGCTGGACCACCCCACCTCGCTCACCGCCGGGTCCCTCCGCGCCGACCTCGGCCACTGA
- a CDS encoding helix-turn-helix transcriptional regulator: MTDTTSGRLLRLLSLLQARGEWPGPELCERLGVSARTVRRDVERLRGLGYPVRASLGATGGYRLEAGAAMPPLLLDDEEAVAIAVGLRGAAGGAVAGIGESSVRALAKLEQVLPGRLRRRVNALHAATTPLTGPPAGPAVDPEALAMLAVACRDRERLRFGYRDREGAGTGRLVEPYGLVSAGRRWYLVAWDAGREDWRTFRVDRLVDPRPTGVRCPPRELPAADAAAFVTRSLAGARPVRPAVLTVHASAEELAERFRVTGEEVEPVDERTCIVRTAPDSLEWTALRIAFLELDFEVREPPELAGRLAEVGRRLLRASGGAAR; the protein is encoded by the coding sequence GTGACCGACACCACCTCGGGACGGCTGCTGCGGCTGCTGTCCCTGCTGCAGGCGCGCGGGGAGTGGCCGGGGCCCGAGCTATGCGAGCGGCTCGGGGTGAGCGCCCGGACCGTCCGCCGGGATGTGGAGCGGCTGCGCGGCCTCGGCTATCCCGTCCGGGCGTCCCTGGGCGCCACCGGCGGCTACCGGCTGGAGGCCGGGGCCGCGATGCCGCCGCTGCTGCTGGACGACGAGGAGGCCGTCGCCATCGCGGTCGGGCTGCGGGGCGCGGCCGGCGGCGCGGTGGCGGGCATCGGGGAGTCCTCGGTCCGGGCGCTGGCCAAGCTGGAGCAGGTGCTGCCCGGCCGGCTGCGCCGCCGGGTGAACGCGCTGCACGCGGCGACCACGCCGCTGACCGGGCCGCCCGCCGGGCCGGCCGTGGACCCCGAGGCGCTGGCGATGCTGGCGGTGGCCTGCCGCGACCGCGAGCGGCTGCGGTTCGGGTACCGGGACCGCGAGGGCGCCGGGACCGGCCGGCTGGTGGAGCCCTACGGGCTGGTCTCGGCGGGGCGCCGCTGGTACCTGGTGGCCTGGGACGCGGGGCGGGAGGACTGGCGGACGTTCCGCGTAGACCGGCTGGTGGATCCGCGTCCGACCGGTGTCCGGTGCCCGCCGCGCGAGCTGCCCGCCGCCGACGCCGCCGCGTTCGTGACCCGGTCGCTGGCGGGTGCGCGCCCGGTGCGTCCGGCGGTGCTGACCGTGCACGCCTCGGCCGAGGAGCTGGCCGAGCGGTTCCGGGTGACCGGTGAGGAGGTCGAGCCCGTCGACGAGCGCACCTGCATCGTGCGCACCGCGCCCGACTCGCTGGAGTGGACGGCGCTGCGGATCGCGTTCCTGGAGCTGGACTTCGAGGTCCGCGAGCCGCCCGAGCTGGCCGGGCGCCTCGCCGAGGTGGGCCGCCGCCTCCTGCGCGCCTCCGGCGGGGCGGCGCGATGA
- a CDS encoding IclR family transcriptional regulator — MTEEIGGDGAAGRPKPGTQSVDRAIAVLRSFEGAARQTPTEVAHRLGLSVSTAHRIVRALHDTGMLGRDALTERYFLGPTTAILGRLALERMGATLLQPELSALRDGTGEAVSLGVRAGDEVAVLLHLPSAHPLRYDQPPGARNPIHGCAMGKALLAFEDGAAALREPFRRYTPATLTTRAELEADLARVRERGFSLNEEECLAGVRAVAAPVRDGSGRVFAAVALQGPSVRFGADRMPDLAEAVLAAAGRLTELHRHLPGS, encoded by the coding sequence GTGACTGAGGAGATCGGCGGAGACGGGGCGGCGGGGCGGCCCAAGCCGGGGACGCAGTCGGTGGACCGCGCCATCGCGGTCCTGCGGTCGTTCGAGGGCGCGGCGCGGCAGACGCCGACGGAGGTGGCGCACCGGCTGGGGCTGTCGGTCAGCACGGCGCACCGGATCGTCCGCGCCCTGCACGACACCGGGATGCTGGGGCGCGACGCGCTGACCGAGCGGTACTTCCTCGGCCCGACCACCGCGATCCTGGGCCGGCTGGCGCTGGAGCGGATGGGCGCCACGCTGCTGCAGCCGGAGCTGAGCGCGCTGCGGGACGGCACGGGCGAGGCGGTGAGCCTGGGAGTGCGGGCCGGCGACGAGGTGGCGGTGCTGCTGCACCTGCCCTCGGCGCATCCGCTGCGCTATGACCAGCCGCCGGGTGCGCGCAACCCGATCCACGGGTGCGCGATGGGCAAGGCGCTGCTGGCGTTCGAGGACGGCGCCGCGGCGCTGCGGGAGCCGTTCCGCCGTTACACCCCCGCCACCCTGACCACCCGCGCCGAGCTGGAGGCCGACCTGGCGCGCGTGCGGGAGCGGGGGTTCTCCCTCAACGAGGAGGAGTGCCTGGCCGGTGTGCGGGCGGTGGCGGCGCCGGTGCGCGACGGGTCGGGCCGGGTGTTCGCGGCGGTGGCGCTGCAGGGCCCGTCGGTGCGGTTCGGCGCGGACCGCATGCCGGACCTGGCCGAGGCGGTGCTGGCGGCGGCGGGCCGTCTCACGGAGCTGCACCGGCACCTCCCCGGGAGCTAG
- a CDS encoding NAD-dependent epimerase/dehydratase family protein, with protein sequence MDVLLTGSAGFIGSHIAAALAAAGHRVRGLDTRPDGLDGGPADVLDAAEVARRLEGADAVCHQAAVVGLGVDVSDLPRYAAVNVQGTAVLLAEMARAGVGALVLASSMVVYGEGAYTCARHGAVRPGPRPEEALRAGRFEPDCPRCGEPLRPGAVGEEAAADPRNVYADTKLAQEHLAASWARMTGGSVAALRYHNVYGPRMPRDTPYAGVAALFRSRLLAGLPPLVFEDGAQRRDFVHVRDVARANVLALERLAAPGGPVGRGGSRAYNIASGEPRGIGDLAAALAEAFGGPAPRVTGGYRLGDVRHIVARPGRARRELGFEASVVFADGMAEFARRPVTSS encoded by the coding sequence ATGGACGTGCTGCTCACCGGATCGGCCGGGTTCATCGGCTCGCACATCGCCGCCGCGCTGGCGGCCGCCGGGCACCGGGTCCGCGGGCTGGACACCCGGCCGGACGGGCTGGACGGCGGGCCCGCCGACGTCCTGGACGCCGCGGAGGTCGCGCGGCGGCTGGAGGGCGCGGACGCGGTGTGCCATCAGGCCGCGGTGGTGGGCCTGGGCGTGGACGTGTCCGACCTGCCCCGGTACGCGGCGGTGAACGTGCAGGGCACCGCGGTGCTGCTGGCGGAGATGGCCCGCGCGGGGGTGGGCGCGCTGGTGCTGGCGTCGTCGATGGTGGTGTACGGGGAGGGCGCCTACACCTGCGCCCGGCACGGCGCGGTCCGCCCGGGGCCGCGGCCGGAGGAGGCGCTGCGGGCGGGGCGGTTCGAGCCGGACTGCCCGCGGTGCGGTGAGCCGCTGCGGCCGGGCGCCGTCGGTGAGGAGGCGGCGGCCGATCCCCGCAACGTCTACGCCGACACCAAGCTCGCGCAGGAGCATCTGGCCGCGTCGTGGGCGCGGATGACCGGCGGGTCGGTGGCGGCGCTGCGCTACCACAACGTGTACGGGCCGCGGATGCCGCGCGACACCCCCTACGCGGGCGTCGCGGCGCTGTTCCGGTCGCGGCTGCTGGCCGGGCTGCCGCCGCTGGTGTTCGAGGACGGGGCGCAGCGCCGCGACTTCGTGCACGTCCGCGACGTCGCGCGCGCCAACGTGCTGGCGCTGGAGCGGCTGGCCGCGCCGGGCGGGCCGGTGGGGCGCGGCGGGTCGCGCGCCTACAACATCGCCAGCGGCGAGCCGCGCGGCATCGGGGACCTGGCGGCGGCGCTGGCGGAGGCGTTCGGCGGCCCGGCGCCGCGCGTCACCGGCGGTTACCGGCTCGGGGACGTGCGGCACATCGTCGCCCGTCCCGGCCGTGCGCGCCGTGAGCTGGGTTTCGAGGCGTCGGTGGTGTTCGCCGACGGCATGGCCGAGTTCGCGCGGCGGCCCGTCACCAGTTCGTAA
- a CDS encoding glycosyltransferase family 2 protein: protein MAVIDVVLPCLDEAEALPWVLARMPDGFRALVVDNASTDGSARVAAGLGARVVPAATRGFGAACHAGLLAAGTEVVCVMDADASLDPAELPRLVEALRGLEAAGGPALVLGRRRPVGRGAWPPHARLGNAVLARSLNRRAGTRLRDLGPMRAARRADLLALGLVDRRFGYPLEMVLRAARAGWRIGEVEVAYRPRVGTSKVTGTLGGTVRAVRDMRRVLAEVAR, encoded by the coding sequence ATGGCTGTGATCGATGTGGTTCTTCCGTGCCTCGACGAGGCCGAGGCGTTGCCGTGGGTGCTGGCGCGGATGCCGGACGGTTTCCGGGCGCTGGTGGTCGACAACGCCTCCACCGACGGATCCGCGCGGGTGGCGGCGGGGCTGGGCGCGCGCGTGGTGCCGGCGGCGACGCGCGGGTTCGGCGCCGCCTGCCACGCCGGGCTGCTGGCGGCCGGCACCGAGGTCGTGTGCGTGATGGACGCCGACGCCTCGCTGGACCCGGCCGAGCTGCCGCGGCTGGTGGAGGCGCTGCGCGGGCTGGAGGCCGCGGGCGGGCCGGCGCTGGTGCTGGGGCGGCGCCGGCCGGTGGGGCGGGGCGCGTGGCCGCCGCACGCCCGGCTCGGCAACGCGGTCCTGGCGCGGTCGCTGAACCGGCGGGCCGGGACGCGGCTGCGCGACCTGGGCCCGATGCGGGCCGCGCGGCGGGCGGACCTGCTGGCGCTGGGCCTGGTGGACCGGCGGTTCGGCTACCCGCTGGAGATGGTGCTGCGCGCGGCCCGGGCGGGCTGGCGGATCGGGGAGGTGGAGGTGGCCTACCGGCCGCGGGTGGGGACGTCGAAGGTGACCGGGACGCTGGGCGGGACGGTCCGCGCCGTCCGCGACATGCGGCGGGTGCTGGCGGAGGTGGCGCGGTGA
- a CDS encoding TIGR04282 family arsenosugar biosynthesis glycosyltransferase, protein MTGGPAADLVVIAKEPVAGRVKTRLTPAYTPGEAAVLAEACLRDTLAAVAAAGAARRTLVLEGAPGRWLPEGFAVLAQRGGGLDERLAHAFADAYAGRPLVLIGMDTPQVTPALLGRACRGLACCGAVFGPAADGGFWLLGLRRPDAALLRGVPMSCAGTGAAQLRRLLAAGLRVGTLPVLADVDTAADAAAVAAAAPEGRFAAAVRALGARAVSA, encoded by the coding sequence GTGACCGGCGGACCGGCCGCCGACCTGGTGGTGATCGCCAAGGAGCCCGTCGCGGGGCGGGTCAAGACGCGCCTGACCCCGGCCTACACGCCCGGCGAGGCGGCGGTGCTGGCCGAGGCGTGCCTGCGCGACACGCTCGCGGCGGTCGCGGCGGCGGGGGCGGCGCGGCGGACGCTGGTGCTGGAGGGCGCGCCGGGGCGGTGGCTGCCGGAGGGGTTCGCGGTGCTCGCCCAGCGCGGCGGGGGGCTGGACGAGCGGCTCGCGCACGCGTTCGCCGACGCCTACGCGGGGCGGCCGCTGGTGCTGATCGGGATGGACACCCCGCAGGTGACGCCGGCGCTGCTGGGGCGGGCGTGCCGGGGGCTGGCGTGCTGCGGCGCGGTGTTCGGCCCGGCGGCCGACGGCGGGTTCTGGCTGCTGGGGCTGCGCCGCCCGGACGCGGCGCTGCTGCGGGGGGTGCCGATGTCGTGCGCGGGCACGGGTGCGGCGCAGCTGCGGCGGCTGCTGGCGGCGGGCCTGCGGGTGGGGACGCTGCCGGTGCTGGCCGACGTCGACACCGCGGCCGACGCGGCGGCGGTCGCGGCGGCGGCGCCGGAGGGCCGGTTCGCGGCGGCGGTGCGGGCCCTGGGCGCGCGGGCGGTGTCGGCATGA